The following are encoded together in the Drosophila takahashii strain IR98-3 E-12201 chromosome X, DtakHiC1v2, whole genome shotgun sequence genome:
- the LOC108066695 gene encoding salivary glue protein Sgs-3 has translation MRVYHLLLITFGLAAIAGTRGVLAHPPRQEPDPCITTTTCTPPPPCTTTTCTPEPPCTTTTCTPEPPCTTTTCTPPPCTTTTCTPPPCTPPPCTTTTCTPPPCTPPPCTTTTCTPPPCTRTPPPCTRTPPPCTRTPPPCTRTPPPCTRTPPCTRTPPCTRTPPCTTTTTCTPPCTTTEPCPPNNPLNPGNNGTNVVGDTEHDINGVAKVASVLISRHDCRGEEDGTFLADVRHCRRYYICQRQRSRRVSCPSGFWFDRELKTCRLASLVDNCDARRN, from the exons ATGAGAGTTT ACCACTTGCTGCTGATTACATTCGGTCTGGCCGCGATCGCCGGCACCCGGGGAGTTCTGGCCCATCCACCTAGGCAAGAACCGGATCCGTgcatcaccaccaccacctgtACCCCACCGCctccatgcaccaccaccacctgcACCCCGGAGCCACcgtgcaccaccaccacctgtACCCCGGAGCCACcgtgcaccaccaccacctgcACCCCGCCTCCATGCACGACCACCACCTGCACCCCACCTCCGTGCACCCCACctccatgcaccaccaccacctgtACCCCTCCTCCATGCACACCAccgccatgcaccaccaccacctgtACCCCTCCGCCGTGCACCAGGACCCCACCACCGTGCACTAGGACTCCACCACCCTGCACCAGGACCCCACCACCATGCACCAGGACCCCGCCGCCGTGCACCAGGACTCCTCCATGCACCAGGACGCCACCCTGCACCCGGACTCCACCCTGCACCACGACTACAACCTGCACCCCACCTTGCACCACCACCGAACCTTGCCCACCCAATAACCCGCTGAATCCCGGAAACAATGGAACCAACGTGGTTGGAGACACGGAACACGACATCAATGGTGTCGCCAAAGTTGCCTCGGTGCTGATCTCGCGCCACGATTGCCGTGGCGAGGAGGATGGCACCTTCCTGGCCGATGTGCGTCACTGCCGCCGCTACTACATTTGCCAACGGCAGAGGTCGAGGCGCGTGTCCTGCCCCAGCGGCTTCTGGTTCGATCGCGAGCTGAAGACCTGCCGTCTGGCCAGCCTCGTCGACAACTGTGACGCCAGGCGCAACTAA